The DNA region TCGATTCTTCGTCGTCGTTGCTGTTGGCAACATCGCCCTGACGGATGGCAGATTTCGCTACAATGCCGGAAAAGTAAGGGGTTTTTTGCAGAACACCGCTCGCTTCGCACGAGCGAGTGACAGTTCAGAGCTCGTGGCTTTCAATCCGCATACTCTATCCGGCCGCGTGGCATCCTTCCCACATTGGGGGAAACGCGGCCGAACGAAGCGGCGTTCCAAAATGAAAGCGCTTTTCGGATTTACGGTATCGGTCGGGACAGAAAACCGACACGTGCCGGATTTCTCGGCAGCATTTCCCGACGTCGGTCGGGCGGCGAGCGCGTCCGCGGAAGGAAACGCGACTCGGCTTTGAGCCGCGTCGGGATGGTGCTGAGGGAGCTTCCGGCGGAGCAGGCGGCGCGCTCCCTGGGCAGGAACGAGGTGCTCGGGCTCCTCTTCCGCCTCACCGTCTTCGGCGCCGTGGCCTACTTCACCGTCAAGTGGATGGTGGACGCCGTGGACCCCACGCGCAAGCAAAAGGTGGAGGCGCAGAAACAGGTCAGTCCGCCGACCGCGGCTTCCGCGACCGCGCGACGACGCTCGGCCGTTTCGACAGGCGGAGAAGCTGATGCGGCGGATCGGCGTCAAAGACGTCAAGCTGTCCGAGTACGAGATGAGCATCGCCGCTAACCTGGTGGACCCTCTCGGCATGCAGGTGGGCGGACGGGACGGGACGGGCGCGCCGAAGAAAAGGTGgagctttgatttttttttctttttctcagatgtCGTGGCGCGACATCGGCGGTCTGGACGACGTCATCGCCGAGCTCCGGGAGACGGTCATCATGCCGGTCCAAAAGCGACACCTCTTCCAAACGTCCAGACTGCTGCAGCCCCCCAAAGGTAGGTCAAAGGGTCGGCGCGGCGAGGGTCACCGGGTCGGCCTGACGCCGGCCGTCCCTCCGGCGTCGACAGGGGTGCTGCTGTACGGGCCGCCGGGCTGCGGGAAGACGCTGATCGCCAAGGCCACGGCCAAGGAGGCGGGCTTCCGCTTCATCAACCTGCAGCCCAGCaccttgacggacaagtggtacGGCGAATCGCAAAAGCTGGCCGCCGCCGTCTTCTCTCTGGCCGTCAAACTGCAGCCCGCCGTCATCTTCATCGACGAAATCGGTAGGGTTCGCGCGGGGGGCGGCGGCCTGACCTCGCGACACTGACGCCCGCCGCGTGACGTCAGACTCCTTCCTGAGGAATCGCTCCAGCTCGGACCACGAGGCCACGGCCATGATGAAGGCGCAGTTCATGAGTCTCTGGGACGGCCTGGACACGGACCACCGCTGCCAGGTTGGCCCGCGGCCGGCCGCCGGCCAACCGCCCGCCCTAACCGCCGCTCGCTCTCCCAGGTCATCATCATGGGCGCCACTAACCGGCCGCAGGACCTGGACTCGGCCATCTTGAGGAGGATGCCCACCAGGTTCCACATCAAGCAGCCGGTGGGTGGTTTCGGACGCCGCCGGCCGGTCTTGTCGCTTTTCTCACGTTTGTCTTTTGCAGGGTTTGCATCAGCGCGAACAAATCCTTCAACTCATCTTGGAAAACGAGAACGTGAGCAGAGCCGTCCTTTCGCGGGCACCTTTCTTTCCTTTCCTGGCCTTTCTTTACCTTGGCGCAGGTGGACGAGTCGGTGGAGCTTTCGGAACTGGCCCGGGAAACGGAAGGCTTTTCGGGGAGCGACCTTCGGGAGATGTGCCGCGACGGCGCCCTGTCCTGCGTCCGGGACTTTGTGCGCGGCGCGGACCTCGGGTCAGTGCGTCCTTGCCCCCGTAGCGTTTTTTTGCCCCCGCCCTGAATTTGATGCCTACCGTGCAttttgagagagaaaaaaacccccATTTGTTTTCTTTTAGTACTAAATGACAGCATAAGTAACGGCTTTCACGGTTTAGACACGGCTCAACTTACCGACGTtcgattcatttgaagtggtagggacgtctactagtgataaagtcaTTGAAATTGACGGACGGGTGCTCTTTTACGGCGGCGGACGTATCTCTTAGCAGCGCTCTGAAAGGAGACGGTATTACGTAGTGCTCCCCGACGGCAACGACGCTTTCCATCTTTTGCGTTTCTCCCTTTCAGCCCGAGCGAGGATTCCATCCGTCCCATCGGCGCGCGCGACCTTCAGCGGGCCGTCGCCAAGATGAAGAAATCCAAGACGGCGGGAGGTCACGGCGCGCTGTTGCACGCGGCTCTGGACTGAACCCCCCCTGCCCTGAATCAGAAGTCGTCTCCGGCGGATGAgctgggacttttttttttttttttttttgaaaagatcTCCCCGGAACAACAAACGAATCCTATTTTTGGCCTTGTATTCTGCCCGCTGATATTAAAGTCCAACTGAAAGACCGCGATTGCTGGTTCAGCTTCCTCTTTGTGAACGCGTGTCACGGGACGCCGACGGGCTGGCTATTTCCTTCCCTCGATTTGCATTTGCGTGTTTTACTCGGGAGAGGAATGACAAATTGCAGCTGGAGAGCAGTCGGCCTCCGTTTCCGAAAACGCCGACCGGAGCGGGGGGAACGTGAGTGCGTGTGgactttgttttgtttgatCGTTACATGTTGATGTTGATTATTGGAACGCGGAATAGAGGGAGGTTTGCAGTTGTTCTGACAACTCAAATGACGAGAAATCTTTTGTGACAGAAGAGCTGTCTGTCGTTGGATCTCCCGCTGTTGATTTTTTCACATCACAAAAGAGCAGAGCAGACTTTGTGTCTGCCGACTGGACAAGTAAGCTATCCCGTACGTCCGTGAAGTGTGCCTCGCGGAAGAGGGCGCTCTCGCCACATTTCTCACTTCCCGACCGTCAGAGCGAGCAAAAGCAGGTTGAGGGCGGGCGAGCCGAAAGAACTGAGTCAGAAGTACGCCAGAAAGGCAAATTGTCGTCGATCGAGCTCCAAAAGGGTGAGTAGAAGCGGAACGACAACAGTGACGTCACAGGACAGGTCGGCGCTCCTTTGCTCGGCGGCTTCACGCGATCCGACCTCCGCTTCCGGTGAGTGAGTGCTATAGTCATAAAAAGCCGAACAAACTCTCCCCGCCGAAATGCGGGTATTTCAGTAGGGGGGAAAggggcgctgacgtcacgtttgTGCGCTCACCGGCGGGTTACTCGGGTCCGTGTCCGAGACTCCGACCTCCcgtcgccgccgccgccgccgggaTCGATCACTGGCGCGCGCCCAGAAGTTCAGTGCTTACCTCCCGCCTTATACAAGTACAGTACTGAACTACCATCGTGACCGAGATGAGATCGAGGGgggtggccgaaaaatgtcattgacgTTCCTATAAATGAATTTGTGGGGGAAGTTGAGAATTTTTGACAATAGCCTTATTCTtcaagttagcaggggtttattaGTCTGTGGAGTTGATTTACACAAATTCGGTGCAGTTTGGTAGttacagggctccggagtggcttcgCTAGCACCAGTCAATGGTGCTGCTCAAAACATACCCTTTAAAATGAAGACCTAGCccttaaaatattgtctataaaagttgtaaagcaataaaaatgaatgaaatgaacaagactcctaccaagtatttcataatgggtctaaAAGATTTTTGTGACTAGGACCTTAGAGACCATccttttgctttgcttagccaaaatgacacctgaggaggcaaaatggatatttagaatttccttAACagcctcaacaacaacaactgacCTTCAGCTGGTGATTGAACACCAACACTGTcattatatagaccctacccacgtgacgtcacaactccttcctcctgactggtgccgcccaattgtccgtcaacacatcatgtttctctgttacggctacgtacattcctcctatttacaacgtgtttttctgctcgttaacattaataatcaaaatggtgaaggcgtgtgtggcggtcggttgcaataacagagaagatagacggagagacttgaagttctaccggattccgagagacccggagaggagagagcgagatgggctgctgcaattcgacgagaaaactgggctccaaacgattaccacagattatgtagtagtcattttatatctggtaagatgcatttaatatatatttagagggttttgggctgacaaccacaattaagatcattgctaggctaatcgccgacaacatacacgtatgtatgtagtgagagtgctatcgctaaaccatataaacattaaaagccctaactccattgacaaacgacatgaaatacattagacttgacagtggatgttagcaagaacaaaagattttgaattgaaaatttcgtaactcacctttccaagcacaagatagattcctgccgaattttcgtggacgaggacctgtttcacccaaccagcaacaaagtatttataagcctccaagctcttaaagatttTCAAACTttggtgagaataggctgattttgtgtggacaagatagttgtacagttcagggtagctagcagacgtcaggcaaatacggcggagacagcgggtcgaaaaacatcgatttaggcatcaaatacggatctggcgaatggataaactgaagcttttccacataacgccttttatgcaacgcatcaagtgagtttacggcatccgaaagcaccgggtcttccatgaaatgcattataaattgctcgatcaattgagaccattgacaatacagacacaaaatgacggacaagtgggcggaaccatacagcgagcacgtgattttgtgacgtcggtgggtagggtctatatatatggcgggaaacagacaaggctgaaaaagccggttctgctcttgaaaaaaaaacggctgtattttaagccaatacaactgttgtctttgatagaacaattatgtctgtatgctgcctccagcctatttttaatttttaccctggagaccccccgtttacagacaccgcaccACACGACCGCTTTtgattcaacctagccataagaaGGGCTATCATTACatttgttattcaaaatgtctatcatttttagcctaGAAGAATAATTTGATGtctaatttttagtttttttttttaaaaatagactttaaaaaatgattcactcacatatttttaacttttaaacaaattacgtcacaatgaaaaaaataggtcacggatatctacctcataactatggcttcattgtatttttttttttgttactgtcacattttccctgatACTTTAGATGAGGAATAATccacccaaacaaaaaaattgaagaagaaacatttaaatggtaaatatttGGAAAACAAAATGTAGACCACTCCTTGAAGTCCGTGACGTTTGAGTCGTGTCCCTTTCTATATTCTAGTGTTTCACCATTAAGATCcaaagtccagctgtggccattcacagctgtataTGTAGACTAGATGATACACGCCACACGGAGTTAGTTTATGgtccgaaacaaggtaagtaggcCATAATATCTGGTTAAGATAGGGGTGTCTTTTAATTATGTTTGCGCGCGCTCGCGCCTCGACTTAGCGGATCCGGGATCGGCGCTGACAAACCCTAAGCTGAATGACTAGCGTGCATCTTTTTGACCCGTGTTGCCGTTTGGATTGCTTATTATTGGATGataaatgaggtctttcaattaGAAAGGCTAAACACAGTAGATAGATGGTGTTTTGTACTCACctttatactgtatgtttacTTTTAATCTCAGTCGCACAATCAAGCGCGTGGCCGTAGAATGGCCAGTCATCGTTCTTGGGTTTCTATTTACTTGAAGTGGCGCATCTTACGACAGGATTTCAGTGTAGCAAACTTACCATAACATCGCTCTGCTTTAGTTTTTTTGGGAAGAACAGAGTTGGTCAAATCAAAAGTTCAACAGGCATGCGCGGACATCGGCAGAAGAGTTGAAATGTACAGTACAACCTAGAAAGCCTTTTGACTCATTTTAAACAACACCAGTAACTTTCATTAAAGGTACAACAATGCATTGACATTCTTAGTTGCAAAATGATTTCAAAAGCCCACTTGCAAAAATGGAAATATAATGGTATTTGAATTCAACCCGATTGAAATTTATTCTGTCCAAGAAGCACGGCACGGCCCCGAAGTAACGCTTTTTCATACAAGTCGATGCTTTCACCCGACGACTATGAAATGACAATCAGTTGAAGAAATAGATCAGATAACGTTTCTGTTACAAAATGATCTTTGAAGTGTTTGTTATAAATGATGTACCAGGATGGGGTTTTTTTAAGTGAGAAACTATCAAAGGTCACAAAAAtgtctattttcttttttttcaggtgtcaaaaaatgccctcctgctcaatttATGAGATTTGAAGCTTTCTAATGGTGTAGGCAcgcataggacaattttgaaattttagagCGGAACGTCAAGCCACCTGATTGTTTTCGGTAATAGATACATACAATGTattgtaagttcattttattgctgagaCTGTTtatgggtcatcaacatgttttgcccccaccACAAAATTCCAACTCCGGCTATGCTGAGATGAAGATCGCAGCAATATCATGACAATTTACTTCGATTATAATCCAGAACTTTGCTCACGAAATGGCAAAATGCCTAATGTATTATGGATTTCCTTTCCAAGTTAAAAGAGAGCGCAATTCGACCGAGGCAACAATAGAGGGAGCCTTTCACCTCAAGTACCCATCAAGTATGAACCAATGAAATGTCAAacgtgtgtgtttttgcagaCGCTATGCAGCGTGCAGTTTTGGCGGTGGCGGCGCTGTTATGCGGAGCGGTCCCGGCCCGGCCTTCGCCGCGTGGCGCTTATGGGGACCGGGCCACTTTGGACCCCGAAGTCCACATGAACATTGTGAGCGCTCCGCCGCGctcctttcattttttacacgcgGCGGAGTTGTCTTGACGAGTGTCGTCGCACGTAGAGCGAGATCATCCGACATTGGGGATATCCCGCCGAGGAGCACCAGGTGGTGACGGAGGACGGCTACATCCTGACGCTCAACAGGATCCCGACGGGACGGCGCTCCGGACAAAGTAAGCGCCGCCGACCGACTTTTTCGAGCGG from Corythoichthys intestinalis isolate RoL2023-P3 chromosome 21, ASM3026506v1, whole genome shotgun sequence includes:
- the atad1b gene encoding outer mitochondrial transmembrane helix translocase → MVLRELPAEQAARSLGRNEVLGLLFRLTVFGAVAYFTVKWMVDAVDPTRKQKVEAQKQAEKLMRRIGVKDVKLSEYEMSIAANLVDPLGMQMSWRDIGGLDDVIAELRETVIMPVQKRHLFQTSRLLQPPKGVLLYGPPGCGKTLIAKATAKEAGFRFINLQPSTLTDKWYGESQKLAAAVFSLAVKLQPAVIFIDEIDSFLRNRSSSDHEATAMMKAQFMSLWDGLDTDHRCQVIIMGATNRPQDLDSAILRRMPTRFHIKQPGLHQREQILQLILENENVDESVELSELARETEGFSGSDLREMCRDGALSCVRDFVRGADLGPSEDSIRPIGARDLQRAVAKMKKSKTAGGHGALLHAALD